The following coding sequences are from one Candidatus Manganitrophaceae bacterium window:
- a CDS encoding PRC-barrel domain-containing protein: MISGRALIGRPIYSLDRGEKIGEVKNLILDPSQRKVIGLVLKEGGLLRKPQIIPFENVENIGPDAIVLKRGRPIGTSEPFDPQFLKESFNLTGKKVMSEKGHDLGTVYDLEIDAQTGEVLGVDITQGLFQDTAEGKKYLDYGHIKQIGRHAVVISEEGLGAVSTQKGGLAATYQNIKEAGAESLERARGRSGLWGTTAREKKDSWGKSAQEQIEQLRIRSQSGFERGRRNASRFQGALSEELERIRLKTEAYFAWLHERRLHYRIKEAVGRRVARTILDPLDNVILQQGEMITYRAVQQAKESDMLDVLLDSVVKENFFALRRKETESASAEVFSKRPSPPTQKEDRLQRSA, translated from the coding sequence ATTTCTGGAAGAGCGCTGATTGGAAGGCCGATCTACTCCTTGGACCGGGGCGAGAAGATCGGTGAAGTCAAAAATCTGATCCTCGATCCGAGCCAACGAAAGGTGATCGGCCTGGTTCTGAAGGAAGGGGGGCTTCTCCGAAAGCCGCAGATCATCCCCTTTGAAAACGTCGAAAACATCGGTCCGGATGCGATCGTTCTAAAAAGAGGACGGCCGATCGGAACATCGGAGCCGTTCGATCCCCAGTTCTTAAAGGAAAGCTTTAATCTGACCGGCAAAAAGGTGATGTCCGAGAAAGGACACGATTTAGGGACGGTTTATGATCTGGAGATCGACGCGCAGACCGGCGAGGTGCTCGGCGTCGATATCACCCAGGGTCTCTTTCAAGACACGGCTGAGGGCAAAAAATATCTCGACTACGGCCATATTAAGCAGATCGGCCGACATGCCGTCGTCATCTCGGAAGAAGGACTCGGAGCCGTTTCCACACAAAAAGGGGGGCTGGCCGCCACTTATCAAAATATAAAAGAGGCCGGCGCCGAGTCTCTCGAGCGGGCCCGGGGGAGATCGGGTTTGTGGGGCACCACGGCTCGGGAGAAAAAGGACTCCTGGGGAAAATCGGCCCAGGAGCAGATTGAACAGCTCCGGATCCGGAGCCAATCGGGATTCGAGCGGGGCCGAAGAAACGCCTCCCGTTTCCAGGGGGCCCTCTCGGAGGAGTTGGAAAGAATCCGGCTCAAGACAGAGGCCTATTTTGCTTGGCTTCACGAGCGGAGATTGCATTATCGGATCAAGGAGGCGGTCGGCCGCAGGGTCGCCCGAACCATCCTCGATCCGTTGGACAATGTGATCTTGCAACAAGGCGAGATGATCACCTATCGTGCAGTGCAGCAGGCGAAGGAATCGGATATGTTGGATGTCTTGCTCGATTCCGTCGTCAAAGAAAATTTCTTTGCGCTCCGGCGCAAGGAAACGGAGTCGGCCTCGGCGGAGGTTTTCTCGAAAAGACCTTCCCCTCCGACACAGAAAGAGGACCGGCTCCAAAGAAGCGCTTGA
- a CDS encoding site-2 protease family protein: protein MALPLLFAITLHEAAHAWVADKKGDATARMLGRITLNPWIHTDLFGTIIIPMLLFVTTGFIFGYAKPVPVNALNLRRPKQDMAWVAVAGPGMNLLLAIVSGILYRAILLLYPQLHTLAGGNFSGSDGLISSILVPLLLMLRFSVDINILLMVFNLIPIPPLDGGRVLVGILPDRQSRLIGRMEPYGMFFLMVLVFFDPFGMMRRFVWPLVSIFSGYIFGEWVV from the coding sequence ATGGCGCTGCCGCTTCTCTTTGCCATTACCCTGCATGAGGCGGCGCATGCATGGGTGGCCGATAAGAAAGGGGATGCCACCGCCCGGATGCTGGGACGGATTACGCTCAATCCCTGGATCCACACCGACCTTTTCGGGACGATCATCATCCCGATGCTTCTTTTTGTGACGACCGGTTTTATCTTCGGCTATGCCAAGCCGGTGCCGGTCAATGCCCTCAATCTCCGCCGGCCGAAACAAGACATGGCCTGGGTGGCGGTCGCCGGCCCGGGGATGAACCTGCTTCTCGCCATTGTCAGCGGCATCCTCTATCGGGCGATCCTCCTCCTCTATCCTCAGCTACATACGTTGGCAGGTGGAAATTTCTCCGGCTCGGACGGGTTGATCTCTTCGATTTTGGTTCCGCTGCTTTTAATGCTCCGATTTTCGGTCGATATTAATATCTTGTTGATGGTCTTTAATCTGATTCCCATCCCTCCGCTCGACGGCGGACGGGTCTTGGTCGGCATCTTGCCGGATCGACAATCGCGACTGATCGGCCGGATGGAGCCTTATGGAATGTTCTTTTTGATGGTTCTGGTTTTCTTCGATCCGTTCGGAATGATGCGGCGCTTTGTTTGGCCGCTCGTCTCTATCTTTTCAGGATATATCTTCGGCGAGTGGGTCGTTTAA